A section of the Mycobacteriales bacterium genome encodes:
- a CDS encoding response regulator, with the protein MPERPPRVLVVDDEAVIRQLIVINLELEGFEVHEAVDGLDALEKARELDPDVVTLDVMMPRLDGIAAARRLRTDPATSRARIVLISARTRPADLDRGSDAGADAYVTKPFDPDEVVDAVRRLADTSAG; encoded by the coding sequence GTGCCGGAGCGTCCGCCCCGGGTGCTGGTCGTCGACGACGAGGCCGTCATCCGCCAGTTGATCGTGATCAACCTCGAACTCGAAGGGTTCGAGGTGCACGAGGCCGTGGACGGGCTCGACGCGCTGGAGAAGGCGCGGGAGCTCGATCCGGACGTGGTCACGCTGGACGTGATGATGCCGCGGCTGGACGGGATCGCGGCCGCGCGGCGGCTGCGGACGGATCCGGCGACGAGCCGGGCCCGGATCGTGCTGATCAGCGCGCGGACGCGGCCCGCGGACCTGGACCGGGGGAGCGACGCCGGCGCCGACGCCTACGTGACCAAACCGTTCGACCCGGACGAGGTCGTCGACGCCGTCCGCCGCCTCGCCGACAC